A stretch of the Acyrthosiphon pisum isolate AL4f chromosome A2, pea_aphid_22Mar2018_4r6ur, whole genome shotgun sequence genome encodes the following:
- the LOC100169495 gene encoding hepatoma-derived growth factor-related protein 2, producing the protein MSSKKVFNVKDKVFAKIRGYPAWPAIISGVKADTPSRQRYNVYFYGTGERAECKSEELFPYEENKSKLGKPNKRKYFAEALLQIENEDESPVLPEENSKVPVIPSKPSHIEQESTKDESENDNEVEKSNLSKLESEEKLTIDESTLSKGKKNVASRKSLGLSISKGTKRKISDVKPEAPSKKSMPNKPKILESLNLKQKRLTVVVEPLEKGLVEAIITQQKLERTADINDSVDEKVSETDKQSETPNKTESALETSDVLLDSSKSVKSLSKIKNSPTSSSEISSTNSVNVGHVSRSGRKIKPKKYSDYENESEAPKRSRLSKENSKNSEKHNSSNNETDSSEQNSKTKDTNSETRKTSKSHASGSVPHINALPAGKDIDQIDGEISEDSELPVVIKDLMVGALSNLETGWIKTGPKKISKIDILHTEVDLLDYIHKLRMALRTDHADYEVALELLEHIIELQVNALMLKKHQEIVETIKALTRYTGNAKEWNLNEEETILHNEKSTLIRRKAEVIFNKFISLFTVSDGQSFEEIFHKEVEDFFTKTKHLACDQIYGLTSDKDYN; encoded by the exons ATGTcttcaaaaaaagtatttaatgtcAAAGACAAAGTCTTTGCAAAAATACGAGGTTATCCAGCTTGGCCAGCAATAATATCTGGAGTTAAAGCTGATACCCCATCACGACAaaggtataatgtttatttttatggaacTGGTGAGCGTGCTGAATGTAAATCAGAGGAACTCTTTCCGTATGAAGAAAACAAGTCCAAACTAGGAAAACCaaataaacgtaaatattttGCTGAAGCTTTATTACAAATAGAGAATGAAGATGAAAGTCCAGTTCTTCCTGAAGAGAATTCAAAAGTACCCGTAATACCAAGTAAACCTAGTCACATAGAACAAGAATCAACTAAAGATGAATCTGAAAACGATAATGAAgttgaaaaatcaaatttatctaAATTAGAAAGTGAAGAAAAGTTAACAATCGATGAGTCTACTTTGTCTAaggggaaaaaaaatgttgcatcCAGAAAGAGTTTGGGTCTCTCAATTTCTAAAggaacaaaaagaaaaatatctgATGTAAAACCTGAAGCGCCTTCGAAAAAATCTATGCCAAATAAACCAAAAATCTTGGAAAGTTTAAACCTTAAACAAAAACGCTTAACAGTAGTAGTGGAACCATTGGAAAAGGGTTTAGTAGAAGCAATTATTACACAGCAG AAATTGGAGCGGACTGCTGATATAAATGATAGTGTTGATGAAAAAGTTTCTGAAACAGATAAACAATCAGAAACTCCTAATAAAACTGAGTCTGCTCTTGAAACTAGTGATGTATTGTTGGATTCCAGTAAATCAGTAAAATCCTTGTCAAAAATAAAGAATAGTCCTACATCAAGTAGTGAAATTTCTTCCACCAATAGTGTAAATGTAGGACATGTATCACGCTCTGGTCGTAAAATCAagccaaaaaaatattctgattatGAAAATGAATCAGAGGCGCCAAAACGTTCAAGATTAAGCaaagaaaattccaaaaattcaGAAAAACATAACAGTAGCAATAATGAAACAGATTCATCAgaacaaaattctaaaacaaaag atacaaaTTCAGAAACAAGAAAGACATCTAAAAGCCATGCGTCAGGATCAGTACCACATATAAATGCTTTACCAGCTGGTAAAGATATTGATCAAATTGATGGTGAAATTTCTGAAGACAGCGAACTTCCGGTGGTAATAAAAGATCTCATGGTGGGTGCTTTGTCAAACCTAGAAACTGGTTGGATAAAAACTGgtccaaaaaaaataagtaaaattgatatattacatACCGAAGTTGATCTGTTagattatattcataaattacgCATGGCTTTACGAACTGATCATGCTGATTATGAAGTAGCATTAGAGTTATTGGAGCACATTATTGAACTACAAGTTAATGCATTAATGTTAAAGAAACATCAAGAAATTGTGGAGACAATTAAAGCACTAACAAGATACACTGGTAATGCAAAAGAATGGAATCTTAATGAAGAGGAAACTATTTTGCATAACGAAAAGTCAACTCTAATTCGACGCAAGGctgaagtaatatttaataaatttatatcattattcacTGTATCTGATGGACAATCATTCGAAGAGATATTTCACAAAGAAGTTGAAGACTTTTTTACAAAGACTAAACATTTGGCTTGTGATCAGATATATGGACTTACTTCAGATAaggattataattaa